A single Cryptosporangium phraense DNA region contains:
- a CDS encoding hemolysin family protein, with protein sequence MSDWAGVALTVGLLLANAFFVAAEFALISARRTSIEPRAAAGSRAARTTLRAMENVSLMMAGAQLGITICSLALGAVGEPAVAHLIERPFSALGMPDDLLHPVAFAIALFLVVALHVVIGEMVPKNIALAGPDRAALLLAPPLAMVVVALKPVIVALNALANGILRLLRVEPKDEVTSAFTRDEFADAVTESRKAGLLEPAEHTLLTSALSLDERTVRRVALPLSSLVTVPASATLEFVEDTAARTGFSRFPVVDAGGAPAGYLHLKDVVIDTETEGVPYDATIPPDLVRPLPTVSPDATIREGIATLRASGAHLALLDDGVSLVALEDMLEELVGEIHDSAHA encoded by the coding sequence ATGAGCGACTGGGCCGGTGTGGCACTCACCGTGGGGCTGCTGCTCGCCAACGCGTTCTTCGTCGCGGCCGAGTTCGCGCTGATCTCGGCCCGGCGGACGTCGATCGAGCCCCGGGCGGCCGCGGGGTCACGGGCCGCGCGCACGACGCTGCGGGCGATGGAGAACGTCTCGCTGATGATGGCCGGAGCCCAGCTGGGCATCACGATCTGCTCGCTGGCGCTCGGTGCGGTCGGCGAGCCGGCCGTCGCGCACCTGATCGAGCGTCCGTTCTCGGCGCTGGGCATGCCCGACGACCTGCTCCACCCGGTCGCGTTCGCGATCGCGCTGTTCCTGGTCGTCGCCCTGCACGTGGTGATCGGCGAGATGGTGCCGAAGAACATCGCGCTGGCCGGACCGGACCGGGCCGCGCTGCTGCTGGCGCCGCCGCTGGCGATGGTCGTCGTCGCGCTCAAGCCGGTGATCGTCGCGCTCAACGCGCTGGCCAACGGCATCCTGCGGCTGCTGCGGGTCGAACCGAAGGACGAGGTGACCAGCGCGTTCACCCGCGACGAGTTCGCCGACGCGGTGACCGAGTCGCGCAAGGCCGGGCTGCTCGAGCCGGCCGAGCACACGCTGCTGACCAGCGCGCTGTCGCTGGACGAGCGGACGGTCCGGCGGGTCGCGCTGCCGCTGTCGTCGCTGGTGACCGTGCCGGCCTCGGCGACGCTGGAGTTCGTCGAGGACACCGCCGCCCGCACCGGCTTCTCCCGGTTCCCGGTGGTCGACGCGGGCGGGGCGCCGGCCGGCTACCTGCACCTCAAGGACGTCGTCATCGACACCGAGACCGAGGGGGTCCCGTACGACGCGACGATCCCGCCGGACCTCGTCCGGCCGCTCCCGACGGTCTCCCCGGACGCGACGATCCGTGAGGGCATCGCGACGCTCCGCGCGAGCGGGGCCCACCTGGCGCTGCTCGACGACGGGGTGTCGCTGGTCGCGCTGGAGGACATGTTGGAGGAGCTAGTGGGCGAGATCCACGACAGCGCCCACGCCTAG
- a CDS encoding ABC transporter permease subunit produces the protein MIWLSWRQFRASAIVGGLALGLAAVGLIVLGLTIRQDPYVDCTANCAPLAAEFADKYVNLLYFVDAGLLLLPPILGIFWGAPLIARELETGTHRLVWNQSVTRYRWLAVKLLVVGLAAVVAAGVVSGLLTWAASPYDAVAGDRFTGLIFGLRNLAPLGYALFAFLLGTTLGLLLRRTLPAMALTGLLVIVVQILVPTTIRPHFRTPVASEVPMTAGVVANLSFLGADADISGLKIPGALVVSTSRLLGRDGRVVDLDRYHECVSRSPETAPACIEKLDLHVRVTYQPPGRYWTFQVIEVTLYCALAALLAGLAFRRIRPRR, from the coding sequence ATGATCTGGCTGAGCTGGCGCCAGTTCCGCGCCTCGGCGATCGTCGGCGGCCTCGCGCTGGGCCTGGCCGCCGTCGGTCTGATCGTGCTGGGCCTCACGATCCGTCAGGACCCGTACGTGGACTGCACGGCGAACTGCGCCCCATTGGCCGCCGAGTTCGCCGACAAGTACGTCAACCTGCTGTACTTCGTCGACGCCGGCCTGCTCCTGCTCCCGCCGATCCTGGGCATCTTCTGGGGCGCTCCGCTGATCGCCCGCGAGCTGGAGACCGGCACGCATCGGCTGGTCTGGAACCAGAGCGTCACCCGGTACCGCTGGCTCGCGGTGAAGCTGCTGGTCGTCGGGCTCGCCGCCGTCGTCGCCGCCGGGGTCGTCAGCGGGCTGCTGACCTGGGCCGCGTCCCCGTACGACGCGGTCGCCGGCGACCGGTTCACCGGGCTGATCTTCGGCCTGCGCAACCTCGCTCCGCTCGGCTACGCGCTCTTCGCGTTCCTGCTGGGGACGACGCTGGGCCTCCTGCTGAGGCGGACGCTCCCCGCGATGGCGCTGACCGGCCTGCTGGTGATCGTCGTCCAGATCCTGGTGCCGACGACGATCCGCCCGCACTTCCGGACGCCGGTGGCGAGCGAGGTGCCGATGACCGCCGGGGTCGTCGCGAACCTGAGTTTCCTCGGCGCGGACGCCGACATCAGTGGCCTGAAGATTCCGGGCGCGTTGGTCGTCTCCACCAGCCGGTTGCTCGGCCGGGACGGCCGGGTCGTCGACCTCGACCGGTACCACGAGTGCGTGTCCCGGTCGCCGGAGACCGCCCCGGCCTGTATCGAGAAGCTCGACCTGCACGTGCGGGTCACGTACCAGCCGCCCGGTCGATACTGGACGTTCCAAGTCATCGAGGTGACGCTGTACTGCGCACTCGCCGCGCTCCTGGCCGGACTGGCCTTCCGGCGAATTCGTCCGAGGCGCTAG
- a CDS encoding ABC transporter ATP-binding protein — MESLHATHLGKRYGRRAALTDVTLTVPAGRIVGLVGPNGAGKSTFLQLVCGLLSPTTGALRVLGAPPAADAKHLARVGFVAQDAPVYPTLSVADHLRLGARLNPRWDPDLAERRIAAIGVEPGRKAGRLSGGQRAQLALALAVAKRPELLILDEPAAALDPLARVEFLDHLRDSVTELAASAVLSSHLLSDVERVCDHLIVLADGRVRLAGDVRDLLRDGPHASLEELVLGSLR; from the coding sequence ATGGAATCCCTCCACGCCACTCACCTGGGCAAACGTTACGGCCGCCGAGCCGCCCTCACCGACGTCACGCTGACCGTCCCGGCCGGCCGCATCGTCGGGCTCGTCGGACCGAACGGCGCAGGCAAGTCCACGTTCCTCCAACTCGTCTGTGGGCTTCTCTCCCCCACGACCGGCGCGCTGCGCGTGCTCGGCGCCCCGCCCGCGGCCGACGCGAAGCACCTGGCCAGGGTCGGCTTCGTCGCCCAGGACGCGCCGGTCTACCCGACGCTCTCGGTCGCCGACCACCTCCGCCTCGGCGCGCGCCTCAACCCGCGCTGGGACCCGGACCTGGCCGAACGCCGGATCGCCGCGATCGGCGTCGAGCCCGGCCGGAAGGCCGGCCGGCTCTCCGGCGGTCAGCGCGCCCAGCTCGCGCTCGCGCTCGCCGTCGCGAAGCGTCCCGAGCTGCTGATCCTCGACGAGCCCGCGGCCGCCCTCGACCCGCTCGCGCGCGTCGAGTTCCTCGACCACCTCCGCGACTCGGTCACCGAGCTGGCGGCCAGCGCCGTGCTCTCCTCCCACCTGTTGTCCGACGTCGAGCGAGTCTGCGACCACCTGATCGTGCTGGCCGACGGACGCGTACGCCTGGCCGGCGACGTCCGCGACCTGTTGCGCGACGGGCCGCACGCGTCGCTGGAGGAGCTCGTGCTGGGGAGCCTGCGATGA
- a CDS encoding sensor histidine kinase: MWTRLLGNAVLGVGCAAGVVVTAVAIRVSWGGAYWVPGVVSGVALTGCALVRHRWVVGAAVVGVVVAGVAAVVAGVFGWPDEPSPVAAFGLAVLVATGLRGADGDGSAARASRGGGAGRAFRGGGAGRAFRGGGAGWPGRGLGAAVAGGGIVVVSGSLVGGLAGGGGVGPVPVVDLVLVVGGVAVGLGLRAVDERRRAARDAVRREERLELARDLHDVVAHHVTGIVVQAQAARLATRRDASLAPLSGPLEGIETAGTEALAAMRRVVGVLRDSADAAPRTAEDLPDLLDSFAARGGPVLHRQLPDGAGRPPELTSTVYRVVQEALTNVSRHATQASTVSVAVVEDGDRLTVEVIDDGPPASSRGARSGYGLIGMRERVESLGGVLQAGPREGGGWSVRAELSVAGSTASGSPAAGSSAGGPPAGGPPVGGSPVGGPSGAGPSGAGPSGAGPSGAGPSGAGPSAGGSPVGGPPGGEL, translated from the coding sequence GTGTGGACGCGACTTCTCGGTAACGCGGTGTTGGGCGTCGGGTGTGCGGCCGGTGTGGTGGTGACCGCGGTGGCGATCCGGGTGAGCTGGGGTGGGGCTTACTGGGTGCCGGGGGTGGTGAGTGGGGTCGCGCTGACCGGGTGTGCGCTGGTGCGGCATCGGTGGGTGGTGGGGGCGGCGGTCGTTGGGGTGGTGGTCGCGGGGGTGGCGGCTGTGGTGGCCGGGGTGTTCGGGTGGCCCGACGAGCCGAGCCCGGTCGCCGCGTTCGGCCTCGCCGTGCTGGTCGCGACGGGTCTGCGCGGGGCGGACGGGGACGGTTCGGCCGCGCGGGCCTCTCGGGGTGGCGGGGCGGGGCGGGCTTTCCGGGGTGGCGGGGCGGGGCGGGCTTTCCGGGGTGGCGGGGCGGGGTGGCCCGGGCGCGGTCTCGGGGCGGCGGTGGCTGGTGGGGGGATCGTGGTCGTGAGCGGGAGCCTGGTGGGCGGGTTGGCCGGCGGCGGTGGGGTTGGGCCGGTGCCGGTCGTGGACCTCGTGCTGGTGGTGGGTGGGGTGGCGGTCGGGCTGGGGCTGCGGGCGGTCGACGAGCGGCGGCGGGCGGCCCGGGACGCGGTCCGGCGGGAGGAGCGGCTCGAGCTCGCGCGCGACCTGCACGACGTCGTCGCGCACCACGTCACCGGGATCGTCGTCCAGGCCCAGGCGGCCCGGCTCGCCACCCGGCGCGACGCGTCGCTCGCGCCGCTGAGCGGGCCGCTCGAGGGCATCGAGACCGCCGGTACGGAGGCGCTGGCCGCGATGCGTCGGGTCGTCGGCGTGCTGCGCGACTCGGCCGACGCCGCTCCGCGCACCGCCGAGGACCTGCCGGACCTCCTGGACTCCTTCGCCGCCCGCGGCGGTCCGGTGCTGCACCGGCAGCTGCCCGACGGGGCCGGCCGCCCGCCCGAGCTGACGTCCACCGTCTACCGGGTGGTGCAGGAGGCGCTGACCAACGTGTCGCGCCACGCGACGCAGGCGTCGACGGTGTCGGTCGCGGTCGTCGAGGACGGCGACCGGCTCACGGTCGAGGTGATCGACGACGGACCGCCAGCGTCGTCGCGGGGCGCACGCAGCGGTTACGGGCTGATCGGGATGCGCGAGCGGGTCGAGTCGCTGGGCGGAGTGCTGCAAGCGGGCCCCCGCGAGGGAGGCGGATGGTCGGTCCGCGCCGAACTGTCGGTGGCGGGATCAACGGCGTCCGGGTCGCCCGCGGCCGGGTCATCCGCGGGTGGGCCGCCCGCGGGTGGGCCGCCCGTGGGCGGGTCGCCCGTGGGCGGGCCGTCCGGGGCCGGGCCGTCCGGGGCCGGGCCGTCCGGGGCCGGGCCGTCCGGGGCCGGGCCGTCCGGGGCCGGGCCGTCCGCGGGCGGGTCGCCCGTGGGCGGGCCTCCGGGGGGTGAGCTGTGA
- a CDS encoding response regulator gives MRIRLLVADDQAMVRSGLRLILEDQPDFEVVAEAADGAAAVALARQHRPDVCLVDIRMPRLDGIEVTRALAGPHVTDPLRVVVVTTFDTDEYVYGALRAGATGFLLKDAGPALLVEAVRAAHAGDALVSPSITVRLLRTLRGPLERRKITSPERPLSDRELDVVREIARGRTNREIAADLFISLSTVKGHVAGIQAKLGVGNRVQIAAWAWENQIVG, from the coding sequence GTGAGGATCCGGCTGCTCGTCGCGGACGATCAGGCCATGGTGCGCAGTGGACTCCGGCTGATCCTCGAGGATCAGCCGGACTTCGAGGTGGTCGCCGAGGCGGCCGACGGGGCCGCGGCCGTCGCGCTGGCCCGGCAGCACCGCCCGGACGTGTGCCTCGTCGACATCCGGATGCCCCGGCTCGACGGGATCGAGGTCACCCGTGCGCTAGCCGGGCCGCACGTGACCGACCCGCTGCGGGTCGTCGTCGTGACCACGTTCGACACGGACGAGTACGTGTACGGCGCCCTGCGCGCCGGCGCCACCGGGTTCCTGCTCAAGGACGCCGGCCCGGCGCTGCTCGTCGAGGCGGTCCGAGCCGCTCACGCCGGCGATGCGCTGGTGTCGCCCTCGATCACCGTCCGTCTGCTCCGGACGCTCCGCGGCCCGCTCGAGCGTCGCAAAATAACAAGCCCGGAGCGGCCGCTATCCGATCGCGAACTCGACGTCGTCCGCGAGATCGCCCGCGGGCGGACCAACCGCGAGATCGCCGCCGACCTGTTCATCTCGCTCAGCACGGTCAAGGGCCATGTCGCCGGTATCCAGGCCAAACTCGGCGTGGGGAACCGCGTCCAGATCGCGGCCTGGGCCTGGGAGAACCAGATCGTCGGCTAG
- a CDS encoding SAM-dependent methyltransferase, which yields MTTGPNSDLQARLRTDQPAGARMWDYLLGGKDNFAADRAAAEAITAQLPEMVEFARAGRQFLARAVGFLAGEAGIRQFLDIGPGLPTANNTHELAQRLAPESRVVYVDNDPLVLVHARALLTSSPEGATDYVDADARDVKGILRAAAATLDFSQPVAVILVGILGHIPDEHDPAGVVREIVDALAPGSYLAINDSITTPQNDTAARTAHVEGAPDYTLRTVEQITAFFDGLELVEPGVVSNPLWRPEPGTHPKELAVYSGVARKL from the coding sequence ATGACCACTGGCCCCAACTCCGACCTGCAGGCCCGCCTCCGTACCGACCAACCGGCCGGCGCCCGCATGTGGGACTACCTGCTCGGCGGGAAAGACAACTTCGCCGCGGACCGGGCCGCCGCCGAGGCGATCACCGCGCAGCTTCCCGAGATGGTGGAGTTCGCCCGGGCCGGCCGCCAGTTCCTGGCCCGCGCCGTCGGGTTCCTGGCCGGTGAGGCCGGCATCCGCCAGTTCCTCGACATCGGCCCGGGCCTGCCGACCGCGAACAACACGCACGAGCTGGCCCAGCGCCTCGCCCCCGAGTCCCGGGTCGTCTACGTCGACAACGACCCGCTGGTGCTCGTACACGCCCGCGCGCTGCTCACCAGCAGCCCGGAGGGCGCCACCGACTACGTGGACGCCGACGCCCGGGACGTGAAGGGCATCCTCCGGGCCGCCGCGGCGACGCTCGACTTCTCCCAGCCGGTCGCGGTGATCCTGGTCGGCATCCTGGGCCACATCCCCGACGAGCACGATCCCGCCGGTGTCGTCCGCGAGATCGTCGACGCGCTGGCGCCGGGCAGCTACCTCGCGATCAACGACAGCATCACGACGCCGCAGAACGACACCGCCGCCCGGACCGCCCACGTCGAGGGCGCGCCCGACTACACGCTGCGTACCGTCGAGCAGATCACCGCGTTCTTCGACGGCCTGGAGCTGGTCGAGCCGGGCGTCGTCTCGAACCCACTGTGGCGCCCCGAACCCGGCACCCACCCGAAGGAACTCGCCGTCTACAGCGGAGTAGCCCGCAAGCTCTAA